The following proteins come from a genomic window of Leptospira andrefontaineae:
- the rfaE2 gene encoding D-glycero-beta-D-manno-heptose 1-phosphate adenylyltransferase, protein MKSSFSSCIEKIIPFHEAKNVSEKVRSNQKIVFTNGVFDLVHKGHLTYLSQARDLGDVLWVGINSDSSVKRLKGPERPVNPEEDRALLLSCLSFIDYISVFSEDTPLELISQIAPHIHVKGGDYDLEALPETPLVRKLGGEVRILPFVPGFSSTDLIRRIRQKP, encoded by the coding sequence GTGAAATCTTCTTTCTCTTCTTGTATAGAGAAAATTATTCCTTTTCACGAAGCTAAGAATGTATCGGAGAAGGTTCGTTCTAATCAAAAGATCGTTTTTACTAACGGAGTATTCGATCTAGTTCATAAAGGACATCTTACTTACCTTTCCCAAGCAAGAGATTTGGGTGATGTTCTTTGGGTAGGGATCAATTCAGATTCTTCTGTCAAAAGACTAAAAGGTCCGGAACGTCCCGTAAATCCAGAAGAGGATCGAGCACTTCTTCTTTCCTGTCTTTCCTTTATAGATTACATTAGCGTGTTTTCGGAAGATACTCCTTTGGAACTTATCTCCCAAATAGCACCTCATATTCACGTAAAAGGGGGAGATTATGATCTGGAAGCACTTCCTGAGACTCCTCTTGTTCGCAAATTAGGCGGAGAAGTTAGAATTCTACCCTTTGTTCCTGGATTTTCCAGCACGGATCTGATCCGACGTATTCGCCAAAAACCCTAG
- a CDS encoding CTP synthase, producing MSKTKFIFVTGGVCSSLGKGVSAAALGCLLESRGYSVSLQKMDPYINIDPGTMSPYQHGEVYVTEDGAETDLDLGYYERFTKSKFTRKNSVSTGQIYNTVIQRERKGDYLGRTVQVVPHITNEIRNRIYTLARENATDFVIVEIGGTVGDIESIPFLEAIRQMRYEHGPTQVLFIHVTLVPTITVAGEAKTKPTQHSVKELLALGIQPDILICRVNQPMPKEMKGKISSFCNVKEENVISASDISTSIYEIPKMYKEEKLDQVVLKTLGLELGKSNFTEWEKIIKSLHSAKQTVQIAVVGKYISLHDAYRSVYESLSHGGIANEANVEFIKVDPEKLDKTNVKDVLKSAHGVLVPGGFGDRGIEGKIAAIQYARTKGIPFFGICLGMQCAVIEYARNVLGLKDANSTEFRPDSPDPVISLIEEQMDIDQMGGTMRLGSYPCKIKKNTLAFNEYKQELIYERHRHRFEFTNKYKQRFEEKGMILSGISPDENLIEIVEIPEHPWFIGVQFHPEFTGKPTKPHPLFAGFIRAAVKFARKA from the coding sequence TTGTCCAAAACTAAATTTATTTTCGTGACCGGAGGTGTTTGTTCCTCCCTTGGAAAGGGTGTATCCGCTGCAGCCCTTGGATGCCTTTTGGAAAGTAGGGGATATTCCGTTTCTCTTCAAAAAATGGATCCTTACATCAATATTGATCCTGGAACTATGAGCCCTTACCAACACGGGGAAGTTTATGTGACCGAAGACGGCGCAGAAACTGATTTGGATCTAGGTTATTATGAAAGATTTACCAAATCCAAGTTCACTCGTAAGAACTCTGTTTCTACAGGACAAATTTATAATACTGTAATCCAAAGAGAAAGAAAAGGGGATTATCTGGGAAGAACAGTCCAGGTTGTTCCTCATATCACAAACGAGATCCGAAATAGGATCTATACTCTCGCAAGAGAAAATGCAACTGATTTCGTGATCGTAGAGATCGGTGGAACAGTGGGAGACATCGAGTCCATTCCATTCTTAGAAGCGATTCGTCAGATGCGATATGAGCATGGGCCTACTCAAGTTTTGTTCATTCATGTTACTTTAGTTCCTACCATCACAGTAGCAGGTGAAGCAAAAACAAAACCTACCCAACACTCAGTGAAAGAACTTTTGGCACTCGGGATCCAACCGGATATTTTGATCTGCCGCGTGAACCAACCTATGCCTAAAGAAATGAAAGGCAAAATCTCCTCCTTCTGTAACGTGAAAGAAGAGAATGTGATTTCCGCCTCCGACATTAGCACTTCCATTTACGAAATTCCTAAAATGTATAAGGAAGAAAAATTGGATCAAGTGGTTCTAAAAACATTAGGACTCGAACTTGGAAAATCCAATTTTACGGAATGGGAGAAGATCATAAAAAGTCTTCACTCCGCAAAACAAACCGTACAAATAGCAGTGGTTGGAAAGTATATTTCTCTTCATGATGCATATCGTTCCGTTTACGAAAGTTTATCTCATGGCGGAATTGCAAACGAAGCAAACGTAGAATTTATCAAAGTAGATCCTGAGAAGCTGGATAAAACAAATGTGAAGGATGTTTTAAAATCCGCACATGGTGTTTTAGTTCCAGGTGGATTCGGAGATAGAGGAATAGAAGGTAAGATCGCAGCGATCCAATACGCAAGAACTAAAGGAATTCCATTCTTCGGGATTTGTTTAGGTATGCAATGTGCTGTAATTGAATACGCAAGAAATGTATTGGGTCTAAAAGATGCGAACTCCACTGAGTTCAGACCGGATTCTCCAGATCCGGTAATATCTCTGATTGAAGAGCAGATGGATATTGATCAAATGGGTGGAACGATGCGTTTAGGATCTTATCCTTGTAAGATCAAAAAGAATACGTTAGCATTCAATGAATATAAACAAGAGCTGATCTATGAGAGACATAGACATAGATTCGAGTTTACCAACAAATACAAACAACGATTTGAAGAGAAAGGAATGATCCTTTCAGGCATTTCTCCAGATGAAAACCTGATTGAAATCGTAGAAATTCCGGAACACCCTTGGTTTATAGGAGTTCAGTTCCATCCTGAATTTACCGGAAAACCTACAAAACCGCATCCGTTATTTGCCGGATTCATCCGTGCCGCGGTCAAATTTGCAAGGAAGGCATAA
- a CDS encoding peptide MFS transporter: MEIQSQRQITHPKGLYVLFFVEMWERFSFYGMRALLVLFLTKELLMQDAQAGRIYGFYNGFVYLTPILGGLLADRFLGYKRSIFLGGVLMMFGHLSLAFNGLWTFYLGLGLLIAGNGFFKPCISTVVGRIYELEGKPELKDSGFTIFYFGINLGAILGTWACANLAEYKGWHYGFGIAAVGMLIGLIIFGFLGRRVNPDAFLTNGNQGPSDSKEEDPKQNRERIFAILVFSAVTITFWASYEQIGSSLSLIIDRYVDRNILGWEIPAANYQSLNPLFVVSLALVVSWIWKKFEESGRHISTVTKFCLGLIILGLGYLLLSLVTFGSTEKFSSIWIILSILLLTIGELFLSPVGLSLVTKLAPVKVASMMMGFWFLANFFAHVLAGELTRFMGGRESLSGFFLIFFFLPIITAIGLFSFRKKLESWMHGVK; the protein is encoded by the coding sequence ATGGAAATCCAGAGCCAAAGGCAAATAACTCATCCCAAAGGTTTATATGTTCTCTTCTTCGTGGAAATGTGGGAGAGATTTTCTTTTTACGGAATGAGAGCACTTCTCGTTCTATTTTTGACCAAAGAACTTTTAATGCAAGACGCCCAAGCGGGTAGAATATACGGATTTTATAATGGATTCGTATATCTTACCCCGATTTTAGGAGGTTTACTTGCGGACCGATTTTTAGGATATAAACGTTCCATCTTCCTGGGCGGAGTCCTCATGATGTTCGGTCATCTTTCCTTGGCATTCAATGGCCTTTGGACTTTTTATCTGGGTTTAGGACTTTTAATCGCAGGAAACGGTTTTTTCAAACCTTGTATCTCCACTGTTGTAGGAAGAATTTACGAATTAGAAGGTAAGCCTGAACTGAAAGATTCTGGATTTACTATATTCTATTTTGGGATCAACCTAGGAGCTATCTTAGGAACCTGGGCCTGTGCAAATCTTGCAGAATACAAAGGTTGGCATTATGGATTCGGGATTGCAGCAGTCGGAATGCTCATCGGTCTTATTATTTTTGGGTTTTTAGGAAGAAGAGTGAATCCTGACGCATTCTTGACAAATGGAAATCAAGGGCCATCGGATTCGAAAGAAGAAGATCCTAAACAAAACAGAGAAAGGATTTTTGCGATCCTGGTTTTCTCCGCAGTTACCATAACATTCTGGGCTTCTTACGAACAGATCGGTTCTTCTTTGAGCCTGATCATCGATAGATACGTGGACAGAAATATTCTAGGCTGGGAAATCCCTGCGGCAAATTACCAATCTTTGAATCCACTTTTTGTAGTGAGTTTGGCATTGGTAGTTTCATGGATCTGGAAAAAATTCGAAGAATCAGGAAGGCATATTTCCACAGTGACTAAGTTCTGCTTAGGACTGATAATCTTAGGATTAGGGTATCTTCTTCTTTCCTTGGTAACTTTTGGATCTACTGAAAAGTTTTCCTCTATTTGGATCATTCTTTCCATTTTACTTTTAACAATCGGAGAATTGTTTTTATCTCCGGTTGGTCTATCCTTAGTTACAAAATTGGCTCCAGTAAAAGTCGCCTCTATGATGATGGGATTTTGGTTTTTAGCAAACTTCTTCGCTCATGTGCTTGCTGGAGAACTGACTAGGTTCATGGGAGGAAGAGAATCTTTGTCGGGATTTTTCTTGATCTTCTTCTTTCTTCCTATAATCACCGCGATCGGTCTATTTTCGTTCCGTAAAAAATTAGAATCTTGGATGCATGGCGTAAAATGA
- the rfaE1 gene encoding D-glycero-beta-D-manno-heptose-7-phosphate kinase, with product MYYLDKKRYLEAASKLKTTKIVVIGDLILDEYLIGEVNRISPEAPVPVVWVRNEKTTLGGAGNVVKNLSRLGVQSFVLGRAGNDSAAKTLDDLLSTENTISSKNTIIRSEKVPTILKTRVIAGHQQVCRIDREETFPLTDSEEKHLLESFSKIIQEADAVVLSDYDKGTLTASLIRKSIDIAVQHKKIVTVDPQVSHFFQYEKATVMTPNHHEAGKALGKKLETNAEVEEAAKKIAENLNSPSMMITRGEKGMSLYISSESKTYHIPTVAKEVFDVTGAGDTVISVYTSFLAAGLGELEAAIVSNAAAGVVVGKLGAETVSLEELLEALEKRGSFQ from the coding sequence TTGTACTACTTAGATAAAAAGCGATATTTGGAAGCGGCTTCTAAATTAAAAACCACTAAAATTGTAGTCATCGGAGATCTCATCTTAGATGAGTATCTGATCGGAGAAGTGAATCGAATTTCTCCGGAGGCACCCGTTCCTGTGGTCTGGGTGAGGAATGAAAAAACAACTTTGGGTGGAGCGGGGAACGTAGTAAAAAATCTTTCCCGTCTAGGAGTTCAATCTTTTGTGCTTGGTAGAGCGGGAAACGATTCTGCTGCTAAAACTCTGGATGATCTTCTTTCCACAGAAAATACAATCTCTTCTAAAAACACAATTATACGTTCTGAAAAAGTTCCTACGATCCTAAAAACAAGGGTCATCGCCGGTCACCAACAAGTTTGTCGTATAGATAGAGAAGAGACATTTCCTCTGACTGACTCGGAAGAAAAACATTTATTAGAAAGTTTTTCTAAGATCATTCAAGAAGCAGATGCGGTTGTTCTTTCCGATTATGATAAAGGAACTTTGACAGCAAGTCTCATCCGCAAATCAATCGATATCGCTGTTCAACATAAAAAGATCGTAACCGTGGATCCACAAGTTTCCCATTTTTTCCAATACGAAAAAGCAACAGTGATGACCCCAAATCATCATGAGGCAGGAAAGGCTCTCGGTAAAAAATTAGAAACAAATGCGGAAGTAGAAGAAGCTGCTAAAAAGATCGCAGAAAATCTAAATTCTCCTTCTATGATGATCACTCGTGGAGAAAAAGGAATGAGCCTTTATATTTCTTCTGAATCCAAAACCTATCATATCCCTACAGTTGCTAAAGAAGTTTTCGATGTGACTGGAGCAGGGGATACTGTGATCTCAGTCTATACTTCTTTCTTGGCAGCAGGTTTAGGAGAATTGGAAGCAGCAATTGTTTCCAATGCGGCAGCAGGAGTAGTCGTAGGTAAGCTTGGTGCAGAAACTGTTTCTTTAGAGGAACTTTTAGAAGCTCTTGAGAAAAGAGGAAGTTTTCAGTGA
- a CDS encoding LON peptidase substrate-binding domain-containing protein gives MSRTTIPIFPLPEVILFPGTFLPLHIFEPRYRMMLDYCSESGEEMAIAPIKMEPGNLKNPQPEIETIFGWGTIVRRDPLPDGRSNILLEGKGIAKLESYDTMEPFRIGIVEKLEPDSKYIEDKIFVEIFDRILYLTKRILLSEGAKEELILRMNDLWSHPFPVDFISSILNFNFKKKQEILSSTDQILKAQLLVDIVEEMNLGE, from the coding sequence GTGTCAAGAACTACAATTCCGATCTTTCCTCTTCCTGAAGTCATCTTATTTCCAGGCACATTTCTTCCTCTTCATATTTTCGAGCCTAGATACAGGATGATGTTGGATTATTGTTCCGAGTCCGGCGAAGAAATGGCTATCGCTCCTATTAAAATGGAGCCAGGTAATTTAAAAAATCCTCAGCCCGAAATCGAAACTATTTTTGGTTGGGGTACAATCGTTCGAAGAGATCCGCTTCCTGATGGAAGATCTAATATTCTACTCGAAGGCAAAGGTATCGCAAAATTAGAATCGTACGACACGATGGAACCCTTCCGTATCGGAATTGTAGAAAAATTAGAACCTGATTCCAAATATATAGAAGATAAAATATTTGTAGAGATCTTTGATAGGATCTTATATCTCACTAAACGAATTTTGCTTTCAGAAGGTGCCAAAGAAGAATTGATCCTCCGAATGAACGACCTCTGGTCTCATCCTTTCCCCGTTGATTTTATTTCTTCGATCCTAAATTTCAATTTTAAAAAGAAACAGGAAATCCTTTCCAGTACAGATCAGATTCTTAAAGCACAACTACTTGTAGACATTGTAGAAGAAATGAACCTCGGAGAATAG
- a CDS encoding C40 family peptidase: MKARILVVSLLFLFSVSIFADPFEDLLKSDWDKSQTLLIKNSVFQKLGQRAGSKEVLKITKNVIPWAILEGVTPEKTAELIVNLDFAVKEGLTFEEAEDAIPVVSKREISKEDFSYIGLYFKETKKAGIREEVRNRFVEAAMEKKWDGFSVLAGGRALIAGKLVDFPENRLASKILNQFPAKGRSIPFAKTETTFKAVLDSKLDGASTILLSNLKKLHEGEKVTSSQKFASARAVETSLEEVGGIVIGDRPRIEPLPDPPLVPNLPEPGEPTEPEKPAKETWETLSAPILQKVAKEWVGTPYKWANAAKTGTDCSGFTFRVLTDGRIGVPERMVSRASSAQTKMGTGVSHNEMRSGDLIFFSASPNQSKVTHVGMVLNGEEFAHASSTRGVVIDKIRMKWWLDRFVLSRRVFKKVVN; encoded by the coding sequence ATGAAAGCTCGGATCTTAGTAGTTTCACTTCTTTTTTTATTCTCCGTTTCAATATTTGCAGATCCTTTTGAGGATTTGCTTAAAAGCGATTGGGACAAATCTCAAACACTTCTGATCAAAAACTCTGTTTTCCAAAAATTAGGACAAAGAGCTGGAAGTAAGGAAGTCCTAAAGATCACTAAAAATGTAATCCCTTGGGCAATCTTAGAAGGTGTGACCCCGGAAAAAACGGCAGAACTCATTGTAAATCTGGATTTCGCAGTCAAAGAGGGACTCACTTTCGAAGAGGCAGAAGACGCAATCCCAGTTGTTTCTAAAAGAGAAATATCGAAAGAAGATTTTAGCTATATAGGTTTGTACTTTAAAGAAACCAAAAAAGCAGGAATTAGAGAAGAAGTCCGAAATCGTTTTGTAGAAGCCGCCATGGAAAAAAAATGGGACGGATTTTCAGTACTCGCAGGTGGAAGAGCGCTCATCGCAGGTAAATTAGTAGATTTCCCTGAAAACCGTTTAGCTTCTAAGATCCTGAATCAATTCCCTGCAAAGGGTAGAAGTATTCCTTTTGCAAAAACGGAAACTACTTTCAAAGCAGTGCTTGATTCAAAGTTGGATGGAGCTTCCACTATTCTCCTTTCTAATTTAAAAAAATTGCATGAAGGAGAGAAGGTCACCTCTTCGCAAAAATTTGCTTCTGCTCGCGCAGTAGAAACTTCTTTAGAAGAAGTTGGCGGGATCGTAATAGGTGACAGACCAAGAATTGAACCGTTGCCTGATCCTCCTTTAGTTCCAAATTTACCTGAACCAGGAGAACCGACAGAACCGGAAAAACCTGCAAAAGAAACTTGGGAAACTTTATCTGCACCAATCCTACAAAAGGTTGCGAAAGAATGGGTAGGAACTCCTTACAAATGGGCGAATGCTGCAAAAACCGGAACTGATTGTTCAGGTTTCACTTTTAGAGTTTTGACGGATGGTCGTATCGGTGTTCCTGAAAGAATGGTTTCTCGTGCTTCCAGTGCTCAAACTAAAATGGGAACCGGAGTTTCTCATAATGAGATGAGATCCGGAGATTTAATCTTTTTTTCTGCTTCTCCCAACCAATCCAAAGTGACTCATGTGGGAATGGTCCTAAATGGAGAAGAATTTGCGCATGCTTCTTCCACCCGCGGAGTGGTGATCGATAAGATCAGAATGAAATGGTGGTTGGATCGTTTCGTTCTTTCGCGCAGAGTATTTAAGAAAGTTGTGAATTAA